The segment taaaatcaagaacaTCAATACAATAAGTAGTTATATACATAACTGAGTCATTTTTGAGAAAGCATTTTTGACTTAGTAGAAggattcattggccctgatttattaaagcccaccaagactggaaaggatacactttctgcagtgaagctgggtgaaccagcaaacctggaatggatttctttgaagtcagttgctatttgttaggaaatgttttcaatcctggactggatcacgcagcttcactgctgaaagtgtatcttctccagccttggagagctttattaaatcagacccactgtcgAGGAATTGCAATCTTCTTTTGGCCTTTATACAGTAGTCACCAAAACATATCCCCGTTGCTGTGTCAGCTTTTACAAGTCTTAATAAAAACCCTGTCACTGTGCCAATTCAGGGTAAAGTGACCGGGTTTGTGTAAAGGCTACCACGACCACCCCGTACTCACATTCATCATTCTCTTTCCAACTGTTGCAACTAAAATACCAAGTTCTGGTTGGTTTAGTGCAATTTGCTTTTTACATCATCCCAGACATGGTGCTTTATGAAGAAATAGAATTAGAGAATTATTAacggtctatttataaaacagtgaatgtaacattccctggtggggaataaACTTCAacactgctattgaaacacatagaggaTTTtttaccagggaatgtcagattcactgatttataaatagaccctttagtGCATTTTGTGTTGCTTTCCAACTTGGTGTAGCTACTTCAGCACAGGAtaagtaaataaaccccatagtcaagttaaattatttttaaatcttgcaGGATGGATTTCCTAGGTCTGAAAGAAGATTGTGAGACCATTCTTGGCCGGTTCCAGGCCACAGACAGTGTACGGTATGAGGAATTCTTGTCAATATGGAAAGAGTTGAGATTTGACACCATATTCTAGTAAGTATTCACCACAATTCATGTTTTGATGGCAAGTTTGAAATTGTAGTTATTGGGAATACAATTTTTGTGGTGTATGAGGACATCATGCTAACATTTTATATGACAGGGCACCTACGGTCGTTAGACTTCACTTGGTTGTAGGATGTAGAGGTCTGTTTTACAAATACTCAGCTGTCAGTGCATAGACATGTTGGTATAGTGCTTTTCATGAGAAGACACAGCAGCAACCAGGACAGTTTTCTTATCTAATGGGTATGATTCTTGTTACCTGGAGTGGTTGGCTGGCAATCATACGTAAAACTTATACACATGAAAATGTTAGTGTTCTAgcggttccttgagaaatgaacaCTGCTGTgccgctcaggtcagtttacctgacaccaatgatgttttagGATATCTTTAAAGGTGACagtcttcccactggtcagcagtgTAAAAGGTAttattcccactgatcaccaaactAAAGTACTGGGGATATGGTAATTATATCAGTTTCCTGAAACCAGAAACACAGATTAGGAGGATGCATTGCAGGCAGCCCCTTTAGTTCCCTTAGTACAACTTTCTAATTTTCATTTAGTAGTATTCAGTAAATTAGtttcttttgattttatttgtttcaaagATGACTCTAAAGACACCATTGGTGGCCTCTTCTCCTTTACTcttccatttacattttaaaaagagttggactttaatttgtttattgcTTACTGCTGAACTCCATGAGTCCTCCTTCCCTCCTTTTTATAAGGCTCATGAAATTTTTACTCAAACCCtctttgttatctttacattccttttttttaggtCCAAGGTGTCATCTCTAAACTTGTGTGTTTCTGTTAACAATGCAAGTTGATGATGACTAGTGGGAAGAGATGACAGGATGCAATACACAGATTAATAAAACTATAATGGCACCCTGTTTTAGTAAACCTCTCAATAACCCTTGGTCCTGATGCAAGCAATGAGCTGGTTCTTGGGAGGATATATGCAGATGATAATAtcatgtgcagtgatatcagagtAAGTAATTTCTCTACAGATGAGCTTATACAACTGTGCGAGACAGAAGGCAAAACAGGCGTTCATCTTTAAAGCCTATTTAAAACTACAGGTCCATCTAAGACTATCCTGTTTAGGTTGATAATGTAGATGTATGATTACACTGGAGAATAAGCCACAATGCCACCAGTTGTAAAGGATCTAAACATATTTATTGGAAGGCACTCAGACTGCTGCAGAGACTTTATCAGAATCCTGTAAGTACAGACCACAATGAAGCCCTATTGGTGGGATAGTCCTGATTTGTTAGTTCATATTTGCACAGTGTTTGTAGTTTTGTGCAGTTCGAAACAAATTTGAAAATGGGTGTATATTGGTTGGAAATCATGATTCAAAATCCttgaaagaataattttttttattcagataatttttaaagtacaattttttttaatgtaagtgtGTTTGAGAAAGTGGCAGCCCATAAAGtaattttatatcttttgtattACAGTGGTGGAATGAGGAATCTAGAGAGCAACAGATTCACCAAAGAAGCATATGCTGTGGTCTCCCCCTACTTCTTACCGCCATACACATTTCAGATACGTGTTGGTGCTCTCTATCTGATGTATGGTCTGTACAACACTCAGCTCTGTGAGCCAAAGCTAAAGGTATGATAACATTACTGACAAAGTATGTGTAAAGCACTGCTGTTTGTTTCTGAGGAATTACTGTTCAGTTCTATCCATATAGGAAAATAATTAAGAATCTAGCTTTATCCTCAAATGCAGGTTTGTCTGCAACAGTGGTCTGCTTCTGAAACCGCAATAAGTTTGAATAGGGTTGAGAAGAGTCTGACGTGTCAGAGCAGCCACAGTTCAGCAAATTGCTAAAATAATGTCCTGCGCCATGATCTTCTTCCATGAGTCTGTCGTCGTCGATCTTTTCTGACACCATGTTAAAGAGCACCCTCAGATCTTTATATGGCCAGAACTGATAGTTACTCtgcaattaaaaatgtgttacttttaaacttactcaGAGAAAGTACTGTAGCCTTTGGATATCTCTGATTTTCATCCTAACTTGAACCTTCCTAAAGATGGCTTCTGGTTAGATCTTTAAAAGGTACCCTGTATatagttatgtattcattaaaaaagcaaCTAAAGGGAATGCCTGGACTTTGTCTTGATATCAGAAGTGATTATGTACGGAACTAAAATGAGGAAAAGCGGTTCAGAATTCTAAGCCAGGCAGTTCTCCCTGCACACGTGTTGGCAGtttatttgttttccctttcTTACTAAGAATGACATTATCTACCAAAAACAGACTTACCCTCCTTGTCTAACTTGCAGAAGACCTTCAATTTATGGAATCACACAAATAattatgtctttcttttttgtgtttctctTGTAGATAAGAATAGCACTGAAGGACTGGCCTGAGGTGGAAAAGTTTCATCAGGATCTGTTGAGCGCACATCATTTGGATGCAGTGTACATCTTCAGACAAATGCGCCGCTGCAGAGCCTTTTATTTCACAGCAATGCCATCGATGGTAATTTGGAGGAACAAAATAAGTCCTGAGCAGATATTCGCCTCAGTTTAATGGGAATACTGTATTTCCATATGCAGTTTTGTAGTAAATGTCATCCATGTGATATTGTCATtaagccattcattttttttcccttcactttGTCACTGGGGCTGTATTTAATTTTAGCCCTTGTAAACATTTCATAATGTTGTCATTGCATGATTGTCAGGGGAGGTGTTGCAAAAAGTGTCGGTAGCAAGAAAACAGATGCCTTATAAG is part of the Pyxicephalus adspersus chromosome 12, UCB_Pads_2.0, whole genome shotgun sequence genome and harbors:
- the SNAPC1 gene encoding snRNA-activating protein complex subunit 1 → MDFLGLKEDCETILGRFQATDSVRYEEFLSIWKELRFDTIFYGGMRNLESNRFTKEAYAVVSPYFLPPYTFQIRVGALYLMYGLYNTQLCEPKLKIRIALKDWPEVEKFHQDLLSAHHLDAVYIFRQMRRCRAFYFTAMPSMLTFRSQRSIPVDDGKEEFKDVRDRVADLITAESMEEMINIHDHYQNAKSRMFDDKCESDNSLNLIKEEFTDHLSSLVSQYQHWKEEKQAPRMKTDDEKEGTSQESEVIISN